Proteins encoded within one genomic window of Brachybacterium muris:
- a CDS encoding heavy-metal-associated domain-containing protein yields MTTDDTTTAAPAATRTVLRAEGFSCPSCVSKIEKALRSLPGVTDATVHFASSRIEVNHDPSVTGVDELVHAVERAGYTARPSAF; encoded by the coding sequence ATGACCACCGACGACACCACCACTGCTGCCCCCGCTGCCACTCGTACCGTGCTGCGCGCCGAGGGCTTCTCCTGCCCCTCCTGCGTCTCCAAGATCGAGAAGGCCCTGCGGTCCCTGCCGGGCGTCACCGACGCCACCGTCCACTTCGCCTCCTCCCGCATCGAGGTGAACCACGACCCGTCCGTGACCGGCGTCGACGAGCTGGTGCATGCCGTCGAGCGCGCCGGCTACACCGCCCGCCCCTCCGCCTTCTGA
- a CDS encoding DsbA family protein has protein sequence MSTAPEQPAAPPPAGPAPNRKRNLILGIVGGLACLGLLAAVVIGLIGFALFRAQPSDPVSNGNPGTPNPDAPAAEAPLTTPPGTADDQPYLELSSAADGPVVDVYLDFLCPHCATFAESNGSDLQELAEAGTITLRVHPRPMLDANSSPAGYSGRAANAAVCAYAEDPALWFPVEEALFDEQPGAEGLTDQELTEVVTDAGASDAVGECITAGTYLPWIQDVVEPQARESTQGTPTVLIDGVQYTGTLDTPGALREAIEAA, from the coding sequence ATGAGCACCGCCCCTGAGCAGCCTGCAGCACCGCCCCCCGCCGGCCCGGCACCGAACCGGAAGCGGAACCTGATCCTCGGGATCGTCGGCGGCCTGGCCTGCCTGGGGCTCCTCGCGGCCGTGGTGATCGGGCTGATCGGCTTCGCCCTGTTCCGCGCCCAGCCCTCCGATCCCGTCTCCAACGGGAATCCTGGCACGCCGAACCCGGACGCCCCGGCAGCAGAGGCACCACTCACTACCCCTCCCGGCACGGCGGACGACCAGCCCTACCTCGAGCTGAGCAGCGCGGCCGACGGCCCCGTGGTGGACGTGTACCTGGACTTCCTGTGCCCGCACTGCGCCACCTTCGCCGAGAGCAACGGCTCGGACCTGCAGGAGCTCGCCGAGGCCGGCACCATCACCCTGCGGGTTCACCCTCGGCCGATGCTGGATGCGAACTCCTCCCCCGCCGGATACTCGGGCCGCGCCGCGAACGCTGCGGTGTGCGCCTACGCGGAGGACCCGGCCCTGTGGTTCCCCGTGGAGGAGGCCCTGTTCGATGAGCAGCCCGGCGCCGAGGGCCTGACCGACCAGGAGCTGACCGAGGTCGTCACCGACGCGGGTGCGAGCGACGCCGTGGGCGAGTGCATCACCGCCGGCACCTACCTGCCGTGGATCCAGGACGTGGTGGAGCCGCAGGCCCGCGAGAGCACCCAGGGCACCCCGACCGTGCTGATCGACGGCGTGCAGTACACCGGGACCCTCGACACCCCCGGCGCGCTGCGCGAGGCGATCGAGGCCGCCTGA
- a CDS encoding Hsp20/alpha crystallin family protein translates to MARSFPPFQEVDRFFSDLTRTPASVGMPMDLYRDGDRFVAEIDLPGVDPASVDVDVEDRTLTVRAERKPASASDADRAWLTRERPTGTFARQLTLGSRVSLDRIQAEYSDGVLRLTIPMAEEAKPRKINVAHSERSTAVGSGSGNSITAGSDTDRTVEGDSQS, encoded by the coding sequence ATGGCTCGCAGCTTCCCCCCGTTCCAGGAAGTGGACCGCTTCTTCTCCGACCTCACCCGCACGCCCGCCTCGGTGGGCATGCCGATGGATCTGTACCGCGACGGCGACCGCTTCGTGGCCGAGATCGACCTGCCCGGCGTGGACCCGGCCAGCGTCGACGTGGACGTCGAGGACCGCACCCTCACCGTCCGTGCCGAGCGCAAGCCGGCCTCCGCGAGCGACGCCGACCGTGCATGGCTCACCCGTGAGCGTCCCACCGGCACCTTCGCCCGCCAGCTCACCCTGGGCAGCCGGGTGTCCTTGGACCGGATCCAGGCCGAGTACTCCGACGGCGTCCTGCGCCTGACCATCCCGATGGCCGAGGAGGCCAAGCCGCGCAAGATCAACGTGGCCCACTCCGAGCGCTCCACCGCCGTCGGCTCCGGTAGCGGCAACAGCATTACCGCCGGTTCCGACACCGACCGCACCGTCGAGGGTGACTCGCAGTCCTGA
- a CDS encoding GH25 family lysozyme: MPRFTREQVRRRQRIAVAALALVLLLVIGGCTALVANLAGGGDTPRRADDAAMTVGATPADAPALTQLPEGAQLTAEEAMGIDVSSYQRDIDWEQVAGDGYVFAYIKATEGTGFVDTHFRQNWDGARAAGITPGAYHYFTLCSPGAEQAASFLAAAPPDDAALPPALDLEFDGACDARPEAADAQAQIDAFTYEVEKAWGRRMVIYSSSEWRAHYGLPVADSRPDWLYSDLGRPSLEDWSVWQLRFDGTVAGIEGPVDIDVVRIEVLREHAAIARGEDLRLPAPDQE, from the coding sequence GTGCCCCGTTTCACCCGTGAGCAGGTCCGACGCCGCCAGCGCATCGCCGTGGCCGCCCTCGCGCTCGTACTGCTGCTGGTGATCGGCGGCTGCACCGCCCTGGTGGCGAACCTGGCAGGTGGCGGGGACACACCGCGCCGGGCCGACGATGCCGCCATGACCGTGGGCGCCACCCCCGCCGATGCCCCCGCCCTCACTCAGCTGCCCGAGGGTGCGCAGCTCACCGCGGAGGAGGCCATGGGGATCGACGTCTCCAGCTACCAGAGGGACATCGACTGGGAGCAGGTGGCCGGCGACGGCTACGTGTTCGCCTACATCAAGGCCACCGAGGGCACCGGCTTCGTGGACACCCACTTCCGCCAGAACTGGGACGGGGCCCGCGCCGCCGGGATCACCCCCGGCGCCTACCACTACTTCACCCTGTGCTCCCCGGGCGCCGAGCAGGCCGCCTCGTTCCTGGCCGCCGCACCGCCGGACGACGCCGCCCTGCCGCCGGCGCTGGACCTCGAGTTCGACGGGGCCTGCGATGCGCGCCCCGAAGCGGCCGACGCCCAGGCCCAGATCGACGCCTTCACGTACGAGGTGGAGAAGGCCTGGGGTCGTCGCATGGTCATCTACTCCTCCAGCGAGTGGCGCGCACACTACGGGCTGCCCGTGGCGGACTCCCGCCCGGACTGGCTGTACTCGGACCTGGGGCGGCCCTCGCTGGAGGACTGGTCGGTGTGGCAGCTGCGGTTCGACGGCACCGTGGCCGGCATCGAGGGCCCCGTGGACATCGACGTGGTGCGCATCGAGGTGCTGCGTGAGCACGCCGCGATCGCCCGCGGCGAGGACCTGCGCCTGCCCGCCCCCGACCAGGAGTAG
- a CDS encoding heavy metal translocating P-type ATPase, with protein MTSPTPTLREEETTGTPAAPERGGGAGPGLLPARAWVRPGIAAVLIGLSWLLDALTGSPATGSVLPGPADLLMVGAALVSGTPILIAAVRALRHRVIGIDLLVSIATIGAIVIGEYWEAAAVTTLFAIGHALEKGTLQRTRRALTDLVSTAPEQAVVLRDGTEQTIAATEVRQGEQVLVRPGTRVPVDGHVLAGRGAIDEAGITGESVPAEKSEGDPVYAGTVATGGLLTVLAEGIGADTTLARIIRRVEEAQDAKAPTQAFMDRFARWYTPAIIVLSVVFGVLTGDVELALTLLVISCPGALVISIPVAIVAGIGRGARDGMLIKGGEHLETSARIDTVALDKTGTLTTGRPVLTDVLPLPGRTREEVLLWAARAELTSDHPLAAPVVQAARADGLDLGQIPEQADAVVGRGVLARHGGRAITVGNQAMLRESDIADRPEAREAIDLADETARRGRTPMIVTLDDSVLGVIGLADPPRAEAADAITALRRSGVREVVMLTGDQPRVAQAVAAEVGIDTVHAGLLPEGKLDQIAALQARGRTVAMVGDGVNDAPALASADIGIAMGAAGSAVAIETSDIALMRDSLSALAQSLRLARRTVAVMRQNIVIALVTVGILLLGVLLGGVTMSLGMLVHEASVLLVIVNAMRLLRPARR; from the coding sequence ATGACGAGCCCCACCCCCACCCTGCGAGAGGAGGAGACCACGGGCACCCCCGCCGCCCCCGAGCGGGGAGGCGGGGCCGGGCCGGGTCTGCTCCCGGCCCGCGCCTGGGTGCGCCCTGGCATCGCCGCCGTCCTGATCGGCCTGTCCTGGCTGCTCGACGCCCTGACCGGCTCCCCGGCCACTGGATCGGTGCTGCCGGGGCCGGCTGACCTGCTGATGGTCGGTGCGGCCCTGGTGAGCGGCACCCCGATCCTGATCGCCGCCGTGAGGGCGCTGCGCCACCGGGTGATCGGCATCGATCTGCTGGTCTCCATCGCCACCATCGGCGCGATCGTGATCGGCGAGTACTGGGAGGCGGCGGCTGTCACCACCCTGTTCGCCATCGGCCACGCCCTGGAGAAGGGCACCCTGCAGCGCACCCGTCGGGCCCTCACCGACCTGGTGAGCACCGCCCCGGAGCAGGCCGTGGTGCTGCGGGACGGCACCGAGCAGACCATCGCCGCCACCGAGGTGCGGCAGGGGGAGCAGGTGCTGGTGCGCCCCGGCACCAGGGTGCCCGTGGACGGGCACGTCCTGGCCGGCCGCGGCGCGATCGACGAGGCCGGCATCACCGGCGAGTCCGTTCCTGCCGAGAAGTCCGAGGGGGACCCCGTCTACGCCGGCACCGTCGCCACCGGTGGACTGCTCACCGTCCTCGCCGAGGGCATCGGCGCGGACACCACGCTGGCCCGCATCATCCGCCGGGTGGAGGAGGCGCAGGACGCCAAGGCCCCCACGCAGGCCTTCATGGACCGCTTCGCCCGCTGGTACACCCCGGCGATCATCGTGCTGTCCGTCGTGTTCGGGGTGCTCACCGGGGATGTCGAACTGGCGCTCACGCTGCTGGTGATCTCCTGCCCCGGCGCGCTGGTGATCTCCATCCCGGTCGCGATCGTGGCGGGCATCGGCCGCGGTGCGCGCGACGGCATGCTGATCAAGGGCGGCGAGCACCTGGAGACCTCCGCCCGGATCGACACCGTGGCCCTGGACAAGACCGGCACCCTCACCACCGGGAGGCCCGTGCTCACCGACGTGCTCCCGCTGCCGGGGCGCACCCGCGAGGAGGTGCTGCTGTGGGCCGCCCGCGCCGAGCTCACCAGCGACCACCCCCTGGCCGCCCCCGTGGTCCAGGCCGCCCGGGCCGACGGGCTCGACCTGGGGCAGATCCCCGAGCAGGCCGATGCGGTGGTGGGGCGCGGTGTGCTGGCCCGCCACGGCGGCCGTGCCATCACCGTGGGCAACCAGGCGATGCTGCGCGAGTCCGACATCGCCGACCGCCCCGAGGCCCGGGAGGCGATCGACCTGGCCGATGAGACGGCCCGGCGCGGCCGCACCCCGATGATCGTCACCCTGGACGACTCGGTGCTGGGCGTGATCGGACTGGCCGACCCCCCGCGCGCCGAGGCCGCCGACGCGATCACCGCCCTGCGCCGCTCGGGAGTGCGCGAGGTCGTGATGCTCACCGGTGACCAGCCCCGCGTGGCCCAGGCCGTGGCCGCCGAGGTCGGCATCGACACCGTGCACGCCGGTCTGCTGCCCGAGGGCAAGCTCGATCAGATCGCGGCGCTGCAGGCGCGCGGCCGCACCGTGGCGATGGTGGGCGACGGCGTCAACGACGCCCCCGCCCTGGCCTCGGCCGACATCGGCATCGCGATGGGGGCCGCCGGCAGTGCGGTGGCCATCGAGACCAGCGACATCGCGCTGATGCGGGACTCGCTGTCGGCCCTGGCGCAGTCGCTGCGACTGGCCCGCCGCACCGTCGCGGTGATGCGGCAGAACATTGTGATCGCCCTGGTCACCGTGGGGATCCTGCTGCTGGGTGTGCTGCTGGGAGGGGTCACCATGTCCCTGGGGATGCTGGTGCACGAGGCCAGCGTGCTGCTGGTGATCGTCAACGCCATGCGCCTGCTGCGGCCCGCACGCCGCTGA
- a CDS encoding GNAT family N-acetyltransferase translates to MTTSPPPSADEPTMSTDDALISDDALISDAALISDAALIDAYPPFGLRITAGPLTLRPLRDADLPAYTALLRRPVFADMTSDQVFPWYDVDPEQRVANSVQFQWHLRAELRAEGWVISFGIFLGDQLIGMQDLSASHFAVRRVVGSGSWLTLDQQGQGYGKLMRQAVLVLAFDHLGAERAETSAVVGNGPSCGVSRACGYREDGLEVIEENGKAKTTQRFSLTPESFRRPEVRVEVEGLTDALRTRLGANS, encoded by the coding sequence GTGACCACCTCCCCGCCTCCGTCGGCCGACGAGCCGACCATGTCGACCGACGACGCACTGATCTCGGACGACGCACTGATCTCGGACGCCGCACTGATCTCGGACGCCGCACTGATCGATGCCTACCCGCCCTTCGGTCTGCGGATCACCGCCGGCCCCCTCACCCTGCGCCCCCTGCGCGATGCGGACCTGCCTGCGTACACCGCCCTGCTGCGCCGGCCCGTGTTCGCGGACATGACCTCGGACCAGGTGTTCCCCTGGTACGACGTGGACCCCGAGCAGCGGGTGGCGAACTCCGTGCAGTTCCAGTGGCATCTGCGCGCCGAGCTCCGCGCAGAGGGCTGGGTGATCTCCTTCGGGATCTTCCTGGGCGATCAGCTGATCGGCATGCAGGACCTGAGTGCCTCCCACTTCGCGGTGCGCCGCGTGGTGGGATCCGGATCGTGGCTCACCCTGGACCAGCAGGGCCAGGGCTACGGGAAGCTCATGCGCCAGGCCGTGCTGGTGCTGGCCTTCGACCACCTCGGAGCCGAGCGCGCCGAGACCAGTGCCGTGGTGGGCAACGGCCCCTCCTGCGGCGTCTCCCGCGCCTGCGGCTACCGCGAGGACGGCCTCGAGGTGATCGAGGAGAACGGGAAGGCCAAGACCACGCAGCGCTTCAGCCTCACCCCCGAGTCCTTCCGCCGCCCCGAGGTGAGGGTCGAGGTCGAGGGGCTCACCGACGCCCTGCGCACCCGCCTCGGCGCGAACAGCTGA
- a CDS encoding Crp/Fnr family transcriptional regulator, which yields MATDPPSSRTPASLPEPAGAPRDTCVARVPIFSLLSPEDQQAVASFAHPVDLERGQQLYRADDPLRRLFVVHHGKLKLVRTSVTGREHLLRVVGPGDVVGEHTFLTGTRPDFAVQVLEPAQMCVFDHRDLATLVRRFPAISVAMLRSLSDRLVASENRLALAGAEVPVRVAEYLLALPSQATTAEGHPLVRWPLPKRDVAALLGTTPESLSRALARLRDEGLVIPAGEAVALPDLDALEERARY from the coding sequence ATGGCCACCGATCCCCCGAGCAGCAGAACACCGGCGAGCCTGCCCGAGCCCGCCGGCGCACCCCGGGACACCTGCGTTGCGCGGGTGCCGATCTTCTCCCTGCTGAGCCCCGAGGACCAGCAGGCGGTGGCCTCCTTCGCTCACCCCGTGGACCTCGAGCGCGGGCAGCAGCTGTACCGGGCCGACGACCCGCTGCGCCGCCTGTTCGTGGTGCACCATGGGAAGCTGAAGCTGGTGCGCACCTCCGTCACCGGTCGCGAGCACCTGCTGCGCGTGGTGGGGCCCGGGGACGTGGTGGGCGAGCACACCTTCCTCACCGGGACCCGGCCGGACTTCGCGGTGCAGGTGCTCGAGCCTGCGCAGATGTGCGTGTTCGACCACCGGGACCTGGCCACGCTCGTGCGGCGGTTCCCCGCGATCTCCGTGGCCATGCTGCGGTCGCTGAGCGATCGTCTGGTCGCGAGCGAGAACCGCCTCGCGCTGGCGGGGGCGGAGGTGCCGGTGCGGGTGGCGGAGTACCTGCTCGCCCTGCCCTCGCAGGCGACGACGGCCGAGGGGCATCCGCTGGTGCGCTGGCCGCTGCCCAAGCGGGACGTGGCCGCCCTGCTGGGCACCACCCCGGAGTCGCTCTCCCGCGCCCTGGCCCGTCTGCGGGACGAGGGCCTGGTGATCCCGGCGGGGGAAGCGGTGGCGCTGCCGGACCTCGACGCACTGGAGGAGCGGGCGCGATACTGA
- a CDS encoding glutamine amidotransferase, which yields MKPFLLLTTRPEDDVARAEAASFQRFSELDHADLQWIRLEREDAPRIRAEEISGIYLGGSPFTVSDPVESKSAQQIHAEKALTEVLDQVMEQDIPFLGACYGIGVLGTHAGATIDRTHGEPLGAVPITLTEAGREDPVVVEAGLPEVFTGLVGHKEAVTALPAHATVLATGEQCPVQMFRVGTKQYATQFHPEMDVPAVMERARAYRDHGYFDPGEMEDIFALLGRRTADLPPHLLRAFATVHARGR from the coding sequence GTGAAACCGTTCCTGCTGCTCACCACCCGACCCGAGGACGACGTGGCCCGCGCCGAGGCCGCCTCCTTCCAGCGCTTCAGCGAGCTCGACCACGCCGACCTGCAGTGGATCCGCCTGGAGCGGGAGGACGCCCCCCGCATCCGCGCCGAGGAGATCTCCGGGATCTACCTCGGTGGCAGCCCCTTCACCGTCTCGGACCCGGTGGAGTCCAAGAGCGCCCAGCAGATCCACGCCGAGAAGGCCCTCACCGAGGTGCTGGACCAGGTGATGGAGCAGGACATCCCCTTCCTGGGCGCCTGCTACGGCATCGGGGTGCTGGGAACCCACGCCGGAGCCACCATCGACCGCACCCACGGCGAACCCCTCGGGGCCGTGCCCATCACCCTCACCGAGGCCGGCAGGGAGGACCCGGTGGTCGTGGAGGCCGGCCTGCCGGAGGTGTTCACGGGCCTGGTGGGCCACAAGGAGGCCGTCACCGCGCTGCCCGCGCACGCCACCGTGCTGGCCACCGGCGAGCAGTGCCCGGTGCAGATGTTCCGCGTGGGCACCAAGCAGTACGCCACCCAGTTCCACCCCGAGATGGACGTGCCCGCGGTGATGGAGCGCGCCCGTGCCTACCGCGACCACGGCTACTTCGACCCCGGCGAGATGGAGGACATCTTCGCGCTGCTGGGACGCCGCACCGCGGATCTGCCGCCCCATCTGCTGCGCGCCTTCGCGACCGTGCACGCCCGCGGCAGGTAG